From a single Bacillus pumilus genomic region:
- a CDS encoding LacI family DNA-binding transcriptional regulator — MKKMNKQRVTLQEVARHAGVSTSTASLVVRNNPRISEVTRKKVLQSMQELGYVYDRVAANMRSKSSNIVGVIVTDISNTFISEFLIGVQTTLESLGYTVLLGTTFDSVDKQERLISTMVEHRVGGIILNLASKSSTRTVKQLNQIRTPKVLANRELADVHCDYVGADYEQGTWMAVHHLLQKGHRRIAFLGGIKVSSTWIDRMKGFKRAHDEANVTIDESLIIDMEPTREGGKEALAQVIDQPDPPTAIFCFSDLVAFGVIQGLTSRDIKPGEDIDVVGFDNIPEAEMYHPPLTTVSSFPRSIGVKAATLLYQKMNEQDEELQRLILKPQLHIRETSTSL; from the coding sequence ATGAAAAAAATGAACAAACAGCGTGTTACATTACAGGAAGTCGCCCGTCATGCCGGTGTATCGACTTCAACGGCCTCACTCGTTGTTCGAAACAACCCAAGAATCTCTGAAGTCACTCGAAAAAAGGTCCTTCAATCTATGCAGGAATTAGGATACGTGTATGACCGCGTCGCTGCTAACATGCGGTCAAAAAGTTCAAATATTGTAGGTGTGATTGTCACGGATATTTCAAACACGTTTATTTCTGAGTTTTTAATCGGCGTGCAAACCACACTTGAATCACTGGGCTATACCGTTTTACTTGGGACAACCTTTGACAGTGTCGATAAGCAGGAACGGCTCATTTCTACCATGGTAGAGCACCGAGTTGGCGGGATCATTTTAAACCTAGCTTCGAAAAGCTCTACTCGGACGGTCAAACAATTAAATCAAATTCGCACCCCAAAAGTATTGGCAAATCGTGAATTAGCAGATGTGCATTGTGACTATGTCGGCGCTGATTATGAACAAGGCACTTGGATGGCGGTCCATCATCTTCTTCAAAAAGGACATCGGCGCATTGCCTTTTTAGGCGGCATCAAGGTCTCCTCGACTTGGATCGATCGAATGAAAGGGTTCAAAAGAGCCCACGATGAGGCAAACGTAACAATTGATGAATCGCTTATTATTGATATGGAACCGACTCGTGAAGGCGGGAAAGAAGCACTCGCCCAAGTCATCGATCAGCCCGATCCTCCTACTGCTATTTTTTGTTTTAGTGACTTAGTTGCGTTTGGGGTCATTCAAGGCTTGACATCACGTGACATCAAGCCTGGTGAAGATATCGATGTAGTTGGATTCGATAACATCCCTGAAGCGGAAATGTATCACCCACCACTCACCACTGTCTCTTCATTCCCACGGTCCATCGGGGTAAAAGCAGCGACCCTTTTATATCAAAAAATGAACGAACAGGATGAAGAGTTACAGCGATTAATCTTAAAGCCTCAACTTCATATCAGAGAAACCTCTACCTCATTGTGA
- a CDS encoding MFS transporter, translated as MKNPYIKSSLGMYLNYFMLGMINIIVASNMDSLSERYHVDIPKISLLVSAIGIGKLIALFFSGRLADSWGRKPVIITGNFLYLLFLIGIPTTTSYTLAFILAISAGIANSLLDSGTYPALTESFPKKASSASVLVKASVSIGATVLPFILAFLVAHDIFWGWAFFGLGLLYLLVGIYLIFMPFPNHKRVSSQDALPVQEQLKEEPKMLGEGLAVVLMGFTSTALFVVWQTWLPQLGLKLIGLGTEQATQLLSYFSIGALVSVLLLSIVLDKFISPIMVAIIYPIGAFLAMLSLFQIETYSIVIISTFFLGLFTAGIFQLAMSIMMKLFPTNKATASSYVNIAASSAFILVPLITSGLVSTYDIKMTLFFDMIIAVISVLLAIFVLGRMKKLFR; from the coding sequence ATGAAAAATCCTTATATTAAATCGTCACTCGGCATGTATTTAAATTACTTCATGCTTGGCATGATCAATATCATTGTAGCTTCCAACATGGATAGCTTATCTGAACGTTACCATGTAGATATTCCGAAAATCAGCTTGCTTGTATCGGCGATCGGAATTGGTAAACTCATTGCTCTCTTTTTCTCAGGCCGGTTAGCCGACAGCTGGGGACGTAAGCCTGTCATTATTACAGGAAATTTTCTTTACTTATTATTCTTAATCGGTATTCCAACGACAACGAGTTATACACTGGCATTTATCCTTGCGATTTCAGCAGGTATTGCAAATTCACTGCTTGATTCAGGAACCTATCCTGCTTTGACTGAATCATTTCCGAAAAAAGCAAGTTCCGCTTCTGTTTTAGTGAAAGCGTCTGTATCCATTGGTGCGACTGTTCTTCCATTTATCTTGGCGTTCCTAGTGGCACATGACATCTTCTGGGGCTGGGCGTTCTTTGGACTAGGACTTCTTTATTTACTTGTTGGGATTTACTTAATCTTTATGCCCTTCCCGAACCATAAGCGAGTTTCTTCACAAGACGCTCTGCCAGTACAGGAGCAGCTGAAAGAAGAACCGAAAATGCTTGGCGAAGGCTTAGCTGTTGTACTCATGGGATTCACGTCAACTGCATTGTTTGTCGTATGGCAGACATGGCTTCCGCAGCTCGGGTTAAAATTAATCGGACTTGGCACAGAACAAGCCACACAGCTTCTATCTTATTTTAGTATCGGTGCACTGGTATCTGTTCTCTTGCTGTCGATCGTCTTAGATAAATTCATTTCACCGATTATGGTAGCGATCATTTATCCAATTGGGGCGTTCCTTGCAATGCTTTCACTTTTCCAAATCGAAACATACAGCATTGTCATTATCAGCACCTTTTTCTTAGGGCTATTTACAGCGGGAATCTTCCAGCTGGCGATGAGTATTATGATGAAATTATTCCCTACAAACAAAGCAACGGCTTCATCATACGTCAACATTGCGGCAAGCTCAGCGTTTATTCTTGTGCCGCTCATTACAAGTGGGTTGGTCAGCACGTACGATATTAAAATGACGTTATTTTTCGATATGATCATTGCGGTTATTAGCGTATTGTTAGCAATCTTTGTTCTTGGACGCATGAAAAAATTGTTTAGATAA
- a CDS encoding quinate/shikimate dehydrogenase (YdiB; quinate/shikimate dehydrogenase from Escherichia coli uses both NAD and NAD(P) to convert quinate and shikimate to 3-dehydroquinate and 3-dehydroshikimate) produces MTNIHERNIDGKTKLVGLLATPIGHSLSPRMHNLGYTLSGINYAYLAFEVGNDELEAAVNGMKAMGAAGFNVSMPNKMKVLDYLDELDDSAKYTRASNTVVNKDGKLIGYNTDGLGYVRNLIEHGVELAGQKITLVGSGGAATPIAIQLAQSGIREISIFARQDQYFVQAEENVNYINNEMKSFGVKANIFPLEDKDAFRHEVAESAILANGTSLGMKPLDQLSIIDDTLDVLREDLIVTDVVYNPQKTKLLAQAQEAGAKTINGLGMMLWQGALAYKLFTGEDMPVDQVKQILFENDRF; encoded by the coding sequence ATGACAAACATACATGAACGTAATATTGATGGAAAAACAAAATTAGTAGGCCTTCTTGCTACACCAATCGGACACAGCCTGTCACCACGGATGCATAACCTTGGCTATACACTCTCAGGAATCAACTACGCTTACCTCGCATTTGAAGTAGGCAATGATGAACTAGAAGCAGCCGTAAACGGTATGAAAGCGATGGGTGCAGCTGGATTTAACGTTTCTATGCCGAACAAAATGAAAGTGTTAGACTACTTAGATGAACTAGATGATTCTGCAAAATACACACGTGCAAGTAACACCGTCGTAAACAAAGATGGCAAACTGATTGGCTACAACACAGATGGTCTTGGTTACGTGCGAAACTTGATTGAACATGGCGTTGAATTAGCTGGACAAAAGATCACACTAGTCGGATCTGGCGGTGCTGCAACACCGATTGCCATTCAGCTTGCACAATCTGGTATTCGTGAAATTAGCATTTTTGCACGCCAAGATCAATACTTTGTTCAAGCCGAAGAAAATGTAAATTACATCAACAATGAAATGAAATCCTTCGGTGTCAAAGCTAACATTTTCCCACTTGAAGACAAAGACGCGTTCCGCCATGAAGTAGCAGAAAGTGCGATCCTAGCAAATGGGACAAGCCTTGGCATGAAACCACTAGATCAACTCAGCATTATCGATGATACACTTGATGTACTTCGTGAAGATTTGATCGTGACAGATGTCGTATACAACCCGCAAAAAACAAAGCTTCTTGCGCAAGCACAGGAAGCTGGCGCCAAAACCATTAACGGTCTTGGCATGATGCTATGGCAGGGTGCACTTGCTTACAAACTCTTTACTGGTGAAGATATGCCAGTTGATCAAGTGAAACAAATTCTTTTTGAAAATGACCGTTTCTAA
- a CDS encoding MFS transporter yields the protein MRNPYVRTASSLYINYFLLGMVNIILASNMPFLIKQLDTNSAGISYMISALGIGRVLTYGLSGVLSDRFGRKPVILVSGVLMAVFLIGIPLSPNYQIAFAFAILAGVANSAMDAGTYPALMEAFPQNSGSANVMVKAFISIGATILPLAIFFLAEHDLFYGMAFFVPALIYLVNVLMLWTLPFPNHRKVEQVQVTEQNGLPRFSTEPTFWREGIALIVISFTSNGLYALPQIWLPTYGEAILGMTSGSAVKLLSYYSMGGLLSVVMLAFLLRRFVRPVTVLLIYPIITLVSICVLLVVKSPVIGTVNAFVLGFSTAGVFQLTLTVMAEFFWKNKGTMTGIISTAGGVSAIVIPVVTGLIESHSTILQIFLFDAVVAVAAIIGALYILYRYRQIMIHE from the coding sequence ATGAGGAATCCGTATGTGAGAACGGCTTCTAGTCTGTATATTAATTACTTTTTATTAGGTATGGTCAATATTATTTTGGCTTCCAATATGCCATTTTTAATCAAACAGTTAGATACCAATAGTGCGGGAATTAGTTATATGATTTCGGCGCTTGGCATTGGCAGGGTACTGACGTATGGTTTATCGGGCGTGCTGTCAGATCGTTTTGGGCGGAAGCCGGTCATTTTGGTTTCGGGTGTGCTGATGGCGGTGTTCCTGATCGGAATTCCATTGTCTCCGAATTATCAAATTGCGTTTGCGTTTGCGATTTTGGCAGGAGTCGCGAATTCAGCGATGGATGCTGGGACGTATCCTGCATTAATGGAGGCTTTTCCTCAAAACTCGGGATCTGCGAATGTGATGGTGAAGGCCTTTATATCCATTGGGGCCACCATTTTGCCACTCGCGATTTTCTTTTTGGCAGAGCATGATTTGTTTTATGGAATGGCATTTTTTGTTCCTGCTCTGATCTATCTTGTGAATGTCTTGATGCTGTGGACCTTGCCATTTCCGAATCATCGCAAGGTGGAACAAGTCCAGGTAACGGAGCAGAACGGACTTCCGCGCTTCTCGACAGAGCCTACATTTTGGAGAGAAGGGATCGCACTCATTGTGATCAGCTTTACGTCAAATGGGCTATATGCGTTGCCGCAAATTTGGCTTCCTACGTACGGTGAGGCTATATTGGGGATGACATCCGGAAGTGCTGTGAAACTGCTCAGTTACTATAGCATGGGCGGGCTGCTGTCTGTCGTGATGCTCGCATTTCTGTTGCGCCGTTTTGTCCGTCCTGTCACTGTGTTGCTGATCTATCCAATCATTACGCTTGTTTCCATTTGTGTGCTCTTGGTTGTGAAATCCCCAGTTATCGGAACCGTCAATGCCTTTGTATTGGGATTCTCAACAGCCGGTGTTTTTCAGCTGACGTTAACGGTGATGGCTGAATTCTTCTGGAAGAACAAAGGGACGATGACAGGGATTATTTCCACAGCCGGCGGTGTGTCAGCTATCGTCATCCCGGTCGTAACAGGTTTAATTGAAAGTCACTCGACCATTTTACAAATCTTTCTGTTCGATGCGGTGGTGGCAGTTGCCGCCATTATTGGTGCACTGTATATTCTGTATCGATACCGTCAAATCATGATTCATGAATAA
- a CDS encoding YxiF family protein gives MYFTSLQSREGKMQIHGNHYREHIEISEQMLKEMVKKVKVTPTQGRLLFFREHEIEALLVYVHEVFSHLNQLIEQTKFSSGYGDFILVAEDFRFGLCIERTEYYYELSIWGCKRRD, from the coding sequence ATGTATTTTACTTCCCTTCAATCAAGAGAAGGTAAAATGCAAATACACGGAAACCACTACCGAGAGCATATTGAGATTTCTGAACAAATGTTAAAGGAAATGGTCAAAAAGGTAAAAGTAACTCCTACACAAGGAAGATTGCTATTTTTTCGAGAGCATGAAATTGAAGCGCTTTTAGTATATGTACATGAAGTTTTTAGTCACTTAAACCAGCTTATTGAACAAACGAAATTTTCAAGTGGATACGGGGATTTTATTTTAGTCGCAGAGGATTTCCGTTTTGGTTTATGCATAGAGCGAACGGAATATTATTATGAGCTAAGTATTTGGGGCTGTAAGAGGCGCGATTAA
- a CDS encoding T7SS effector LXG polymorphic toxin — MGKILDAKALTSAMDARAKHYQELREQMIDLKKALQGVANLGDDFTGKGADNIKSFYKELAGNVDMFISFIDKQKAFHEGVSGTLDDTNFGGDTFVEEHFLDNAVHMGIKNAKSIVKDQKKALKTIFQDIDDLISLEVFDSKTFDEKIADAEDERKKTVKDLIELDQHLKDEYALSETEEKATMALYAEMMNATNDGKAISPMNFDKKAYQNSKIYKAKSDIEKQTSEYLQIKKEQQEAREIAKEQEALANRPWHEKALDYGGNIVNELTGVNDAKRAATGVDPITGEELTAGQRVAAGGMAAAGYIPIVGWAGRIFKGGKAVYKTTQATSAAVRAVDIYKTSQKSFDALKTSQKGLYGLTATNGFSEAITGRDMFGNKVSKEQQEASMNAALGMLLPFGSKSLKQLQFKDKSKRIIAKKENYQRYVKAENGQRPPDFSPNGAKRRGAYRESKRASGIPVSEQPIEVRPAVDKRGNPIPGKDYFFKDEKVVRDHAGGHYYPDDLSQNRDAHFNDIYGNHYDYEK, encoded by the coding sequence CTGGGCAAGATACTTGATGCAAAAGCACTAACAAGCGCCATGGACGCAAGGGCAAAACACTACCAGGAACTCCGCGAACAAATGATAGATTTAAAAAAGGCACTACAAGGCGTGGCAAACCTCGGTGATGATTTCACAGGAAAAGGTGCCGATAACATTAAAAGCTTCTACAAAGAGCTCGCAGGAAATGTAGACATGTTTATCAGCTTCATTGATAAACAAAAAGCCTTTCATGAAGGTGTTTCTGGGACACTAGATGATACAAACTTTGGAGGCGACACCTTTGTAGAAGAACACTTTTTAGACAATGCAGTACATATGGGAATCAAGAATGCCAAAAGCATCGTAAAGGATCAAAAAAAGGCACTCAAAACGATTTTTCAAGACATCGACGACCTCATTTCTCTAGAGGTATTTGACAGTAAAACCTTTGATGAAAAGATTGCAGATGCGGAAGATGAACGAAAAAAAACGGTTAAAGATTTAATAGAGCTTGATCAACATTTAAAAGATGAATATGCTTTGTCAGAGACTGAGGAGAAGGCTACAATGGCATTGTACGCAGAAATGATGAATGCCACAAATGACGGAAAAGCGATTTCTCCGATGAATTTTGACAAGAAAGCGTATCAAAATAGTAAAATCTACAAAGCAAAAAGCGATATTGAGAAGCAAACTTCTGAATATCTGCAAATCAAAAAAGAACAACAGGAAGCCCGCGAGATCGCAAAGGAACAAGAAGCCCTCGCCAACCGTCCTTGGCATGAAAAAGCACTCGATTATGGCGGAAATATCGTCAATGAATTGACAGGTGTGAACGATGCAAAACGTGCTGCTACAGGCGTTGACCCGATCACAGGCGAAGAACTCACCGCAGGACAGCGCGTCGCCGCAGGCGGCATGGCAGCAGCGGGCTATATCCCAATCGTCGGCTGGGCAGGACGCATTTTCAAAGGCGGGAAAGCTGTCTATAAAACGACTCAAGCCACATCAGCCGCAGTCAGAGCAGTCGACATCTACAAGACATCACAAAAATCCTTTGACGCCTTAAAAACATCTCAAAAAGGCTTATATGGCCTCACCGCCACCAACGGCTTCAGCGAAGCGATTACGGGGCGTGATATGTTTGGAAATAAGGTCTCGAAAGAACAGCAGGAAGCGAGTATGAATGCGGCGCTGGGAATGCTTTTGCCGTTTGGAAGTAAAAGTTTAAAACAACTTCAATTTAAAGATAAATCAAAAAGAATAATAGCTAAAAAAGAAAATTATCAAAGATATGTGAAAGCTGAAAATGGGCAGCGTCCTCCTGATTTTTCACCTAATGGAGCCAAAAGGAGAGGGGCTTATCGAGAATCTAAAAGGGCAAGTGGTATACCAGTAAGTGAACAACCGATAGAAGTTAGACCAGCAGTGGACAAAAGAGGTAACCCTATCCCTGGTAAGGACTATTTCTTTAAAGATGAAAAAGTGGTTAGAGATCATGCAGGAGGCCATTACTACCCAGACGATTTAAGTCAGAATAGAGATGCTCATTTTAATGATATTTATGGAAACCACTATGACTATGAAAAATAG
- a CDS encoding restriction endonuclease — protein MTKWWMVRAGDQNDLITMWEEKGLASIGWPKLGNPTQYQTKQEMNARADVIYAENKPFTRRSWVSQVWRFSREIQKGDRIITYIKESREYRVGTVTAPHFFDEEAGDKMYPNHIQVNWEPIAVKRDSLSQSAKNSLGSISTVFRVDDWGEEIEHLLKNPSSIPASEDETEEDEIIEDLVSKATVMIADKVDKLDPWKMQDLVGGLLQAMSYNVRVSPKGPDGGVDVLAYKDAFGFEKPSIKVQVKHRKTSASAPEVQQLLGANPMNANSLFVSTGGFTSHAKAVAKHNEVHLLDLEELVNLIVHWYEDMPTETRSLLPLKKVYVPE, from the coding sequence ATGACGAAATGGTGGATGGTTCGTGCAGGCGACCAGAATGATTTAATTACGATGTGGGAAGAGAAAGGCTTAGCATCAATCGGTTGGCCTAAATTAGGTAATCCAACACAATATCAAACAAAGCAAGAGATGAATGCTCGAGCTGATGTCATATACGCTGAGAACAAACCTTTTACGAGAAGAAGTTGGGTTAGTCAGGTATGGAGATTTAGTAGAGAAATCCAAAAGGGAGACCGAATTATTACATACATAAAAGAAAGCCGAGAATATCGAGTAGGTACGGTGACTGCTCCCCATTTTTTTGATGAAGAAGCAGGGGATAAAATGTATCCAAATCATATCCAAGTCAACTGGGAACCAATCGCAGTGAAACGAGATTCTCTTAGCCAATCAGCTAAAAACAGCCTCGGTTCTATATCAACTGTTTTTCGTGTAGATGATTGGGGAGAAGAAATTGAACACCTACTGAAAAACCCTTCTTCTATACCGGCATCAGAAGATGAAACCGAGGAAGATGAAATTATTGAGGATTTAGTCAGCAAAGCAACTGTGATGATTGCAGATAAGGTGGATAAATTAGACCCATGGAAGATGCAAGACTTAGTCGGGGGCTTACTGCAAGCTATGTCATACAATGTTCGTGTGAGTCCAAAAGGCCCTGACGGCGGTGTAGATGTATTAGCTTATAAAGACGCATTTGGGTTTGAAAAACCTAGTATTAAAGTACAAGTCAAGCATCGAAAAACTTCAGCCAGTGCACCAGAAGTGCAACAATTATTAGGAGCCAACCCCATGAATGCAAATAGTTTATTTGTTTCTACTGGCGGATTTACCTCTCATGCAAAAGCTGTTGCAAAGCATAATGAAGTTCATCTATTGGACTTAGAAGAACTCGTCAATCTTATTGTACATTGGTATGAGGACATGCCAACAGAGACAAGATCTTTATTACCTTTGAAAAAAGTGTATGTGCCTGAGTAA
- the bglA gene encoding 6-phospho-beta-glucosidase BglA, with translation MMTLPKDFLWGGALAAHQFEGGWNEAGKGPSVVDVMTAGAHGVARQITETIEETKFYPNHEAIDFYHRYKEDIAMFAEMGLKCLRTSIGWSRIFPKGDEAEPNEAGLQFYDDVFDELLKHGIEPVITLSHFEMPLHLAREYGGFRSRKVAEYFAKFAEVCFNRYKDKVTYWMTFNEINNKMDVNNPLFLWTNSGVSVKEGENAKEIMYQAGHHELLASAWAVAKGKEINPAFQIGAMVSHVPIYPYSSNPEDVMLAEEYMRQRYFFPDVQVRGYYPSYALKEFEREGYHIPFEEGDEESLRKGKVDYLGFSYYMSTTVKSDAVSDNEGDIVNGALPHGVDNPYIKSSDWGWSIDPTGLRYTLNRFYDRYQIPLFIVENGFGAIDQVEEDGSIHDPERIQYLASHIEALKKAIEYDGVDLIGYTPWGIIDIVSFTTGEMKKRYGMIYVDRDNEGNGSMKRLKKDSFTWYQNVIATNGEEV, from the coding sequence ATAATGACTTTACCAAAAGATTTTCTATGGGGCGGCGCATTAGCTGCACATCAATTTGAAGGTGGATGGAATGAAGCAGGAAAAGGTCCAAGTGTTGTGGATGTAATGACAGCAGGTGCTCATGGAGTAGCGAGACAAATTACGGAGACGATAGAAGAAACCAAATTTTATCCGAACCATGAAGCAATCGATTTCTACCATCGTTACAAGGAAGATATCGCGATGTTTGCCGAAATGGGTTTGAAATGCCTGCGTACATCGATCGGCTGGAGCCGGATTTTTCCTAAGGGAGATGAAGCGGAACCGAATGAAGCAGGTTTGCAATTCTATGATGATGTATTCGATGAACTGCTCAAGCATGGCATCGAGCCTGTGATTACACTGTCACACTTTGAGATGCCGCTTCATTTGGCAAGAGAATATGGCGGGTTCAGAAGCCGAAAAGTTGCAGAATACTTCGCGAAATTCGCTGAAGTGTGCTTCAATCGTTACAAAGACAAGGTCACATACTGGATGACATTCAATGAAATCAATAACAAAATGGATGTCAACAACCCGCTGTTCCTATGGACAAACTCAGGGGTATCAGTCAAAGAAGGCGAAAATGCTAAAGAAATCATGTATCAAGCAGGACATCATGAATTACTAGCAAGTGCATGGGCAGTAGCAAAAGGCAAAGAAATCAATCCTGCTTTTCAAATTGGAGCAATGGTATCTCACGTACCAATCTATCCATATTCCTCAAATCCAGAGGATGTCATGCTTGCTGAAGAATATATGAGACAACGCTATTTCTTCCCAGATGTACAGGTTCGTGGCTACTATCCGAGCTATGCACTAAAAGAATTCGAACGAGAAGGCTATCATATTCCGTTTGAAGAAGGCGATGAAGAAAGCTTACGAAAAGGGAAAGTAGATTATCTTGGCTTTAGCTACTACATGTCGACAACGGTTAAAAGTGATGCAGTGTCTGATAACGAAGGAGACATTGTCAACGGAGCCCTTCCGCATGGTGTAGACAATCCTTATATCAAATCAAGTGACTGGGGCTGGTCCATTGACCCGACAGGCTTAAGATATACGCTGAATCGCTTTTACGATCGCTATCAAATCCCGTTATTCATCGTAGAAAATGGGTTTGGTGCCATAGATCAAGTGGAGGAAGACGGGTCTATTCACGATCCAGAACGAATTCAATATCTCGCTTCTCATATCGAAGCACTGAAAAAAGCCATCGAATACGACGGTGTTGACCTGATTGGCTACACACCTTGGGGCATCATTGATATCGTGTCATTCACAACAGGTGAAATGAAAAAACGTTACGGCATGATCTATGTTGATCGCGACAACGAAGGGAACGGCTCAATGAAGAGACTCAAAAAAGATTCGTTTACTTGGTATCAAAACGTCATTGCCACGAACGGTGAAGAAGTGTAA
- a CDS encoding beta-glucoside-specific PTS transporter subunit IIABC, which yields MSKVRDYQKLAEDILEAVGGEENVVSAARCATRLRLVLKRSNPKAKEAVNAMPGVITVVENGGQFQVVIGQHVGEVYEHFSSLVQLQSSDDDQPNENKGTVLNRVIATMSAVFAPFVYILAAAGILQGALILINLLFPSFSKTGTYEVFSFISWAPFTFLPIFIAITAAKHFKTNMYIAVACTAALVSPAWTEIAGRVASGEGVTFLGIALSETVYTSSVLPPLFLVWILSYVERFLNKRIHEVVKPLFVPFLCMVIMVPLTILLIGPLSTAGANGIANGYNVLAENVPALAGAIIGGFWQVLVIFGVHWGITPMVLANFEQYGRDSFQAYQTIAVIAQVGAVLGVILKARNRETRKVGVSAGITGLFGITEPAIYGVTLRFKKPFIFGCISGAVGAIVASFFTPYYFAYAGLPGPLTIVNGISADYPTSIIGILIGVAIALILPVVLIQMFGYGEDTVEQTAGATPVKDQDEEKMNASMNNEETITAPLAGKVLTLSEVPDAVFSSGAMGKGFAIEPTDNKLYAPFDGSVVMLAPTKHAIGLRSEFGVELLVHVGIDTVSLDGSAFTLKIKEGDKVKKGDLLMTFDQEAIKSKGLQTVTPVIITNTQAYEDVIVEELSTCQPTDVMITIVK from the coding sequence ATGTCAAAAGTGAGGGATTATCAAAAGCTTGCAGAAGACATCTTAGAGGCAGTTGGCGGAGAAGAAAACGTGGTGAGTGCCGCAAGATGCGCCACGCGGCTGCGTTTGGTACTAAAACGTTCAAATCCAAAGGCCAAGGAAGCAGTCAATGCGATGCCTGGCGTTATAACCGTGGTGGAAAACGGCGGTCAATTTCAGGTCGTCATCGGCCAGCATGTTGGGGAGGTATACGAGCACTTTTCAAGCCTCGTTCAGCTTCAATCGTCTGACGATGATCAGCCTAATGAGAACAAAGGGACGGTACTGAACCGTGTCATTGCGACTATGTCCGCCGTGTTTGCGCCTTTTGTGTATATTTTGGCCGCAGCTGGTATTTTGCAAGGTGCACTTATCCTCATTAATTTGTTATTTCCAAGCTTTTCGAAAACGGGCACGTATGAAGTCTTTAGCTTTATTTCCTGGGCGCCGTTTACGTTCTTGCCAATCTTTATTGCGATCACAGCAGCCAAGCATTTTAAAACGAATATGTATATCGCAGTAGCATGTACAGCAGCGCTTGTGAGTCCAGCTTGGACGGAGATTGCTGGACGTGTAGCTTCAGGTGAAGGCGTTACCTTTTTAGGGATAGCGTTATCTGAAACTGTTTATACGTCATCTGTTTTGCCTCCGCTGTTCTTGGTTTGGATTCTTTCATATGTAGAAAGATTTTTAAATAAACGGATTCATGAAGTTGTCAAACCGCTATTTGTGCCATTTCTTTGTATGGTCATCATGGTTCCGTTAACCATTCTACTCATTGGGCCTCTTTCGACAGCAGGTGCAAATGGGATTGCAAACGGATACAATGTCTTAGCGGAAAATGTACCAGCTCTGGCAGGTGCCATTATCGGAGGATTCTGGCAAGTGCTTGTTATTTTCGGTGTTCATTGGGGCATTACGCCAATGGTGCTCGCCAACTTTGAACAATATGGACGTGACTCCTTCCAGGCATATCAAACCATCGCTGTTATCGCTCAGGTCGGCGCAGTATTAGGAGTTATTTTAAAAGCAAGAAACCGCGAAACTCGGAAAGTCGGAGTGTCAGCTGGAATCACGGGACTCTTCGGAATTACGGAGCCTGCGATTTACGGTGTTACGTTACGTTTTAAAAAGCCGTTTATTTTCGGATGTATTTCTGGCGCAGTGGGTGCCATTGTTGCCAGCTTCTTTACACCTTATTACTTTGCGTATGCTGGGTTGCCTGGTCCGCTGACCATTGTGAACGGAATTAGTGCAGATTATCCAACATCGATCATCGGTATCTTAATAGGTGTCGCCATTGCGCTGATCTTACCAGTTGTGCTCATTCAAATGTTTGGTTATGGGGAAGATACTGTAGAACAGACAGCCGGAGCAACACCTGTCAAAGATCAAGATGAGGAAAAAATGAATGCTTCGATGAACAATGAAGAAACAATCACTGCACCACTTGCAGGAAAAGTGCTCACATTATCTGAAGTACCAGATGCCGTATTTAGCTCTGGGGCGATGGGCAAAGGGTTTGCGATTGAACCAACAGACAATAAATTGTATGCACCGTTTGACGGAAGTGTTGTCATGCTTGCACCAACAAAGCATGCCATCGGACTTCGTTCAGAATTTGGTGTGGAGTTACTTGTTCACGTAGGAATTGATACGGTTTCACTAGATGGCTCAGCTTTTACACTCAAGATCAAAGAAGGTGACAAGGTGAAGAAGGGTGACTTGTTGATGACATTTGATCAAGAAGCCATTAAAAGCAAAGGATTACAAACAGTCACACCGGTCATCATCACCAATACACAAGCGTACGAAGATGTGATCGTAGAAGAACTATCGACATGTCAGCCAACGGACGTCATGATCACAATTGTGAAATAG